One region of Candidatus Thermokryptus mobilis genomic DNA includes:
- a CDS encoding S9 family peptidase — protein MRKISSFLLILTLSIAALFAQGQKKKFTIRDMLSINTASQINISPDGRYIVFTLSKADFEESAFRTDIYMVSTADGKVRQLTFSKENETSPKFSPDGKFIAFLSNRKASDDQKETKTQIWLLPVDGGEAFKLTNAPEGVINYQWMPDGKNILYLTQETLPKPEKEKKERDKKLKFDPIVVDKEKYRKEFYLVNVETKKEKRVFIGDYGVDQFDVSPDGRLVVYNTNYTGDIDDGPKFDLWIFEIETGKSRQLTKRPGGERQPKWSPDGKLIAFIADLDPKFTYSQEELFIVDPTTEQIKNLTESFDIGIVSYEFSKSEAEKIYARTASGVYTHIYTISTKDGSIKEFLVGEKVFNDISISNGDKTIALLIEDKTSAPDIYIFKDGELKKLTDLNPQLSNFTFGEQTVIKWKSFDGWTIEGILVKPVNFEQGKKYPMLVAVHGGPYGRIQNTLRQYYNFQVWANEGYIVFAPNFRGSSGYSNKFGISNFKDLGGGDFKDIMSGIDYIIKELKIADENKLGIFGGSYGGYMTNWAITQTDRFKAAVSMFGIFNLITDYSNSYLPSWEPNYLGDYYWNNLKIYLERSPFYYVKNIKTPVLILHGDEDPNTFISNSKEMHQALKHLGKTVEFVRYPREAHGFREPNHRIDEFYRCLDWFNKYLLGIEPNKKPIVRTDEWVLAGGWEIKVVKANKNVVYSGFDTTKKFIEVELLFKSGENANNLDLSILNDFTIFDRNGNKVNAFGVPVEVTGAKSVLTGDIKLNLNPDKINPYFPVKLSFDSTTLKDDLRLKITKFPQFEFSIE, from the coding sequence ATGAGAAAAATTTCAAGTTTTCTACTTATTTTGACGCTTTCAATCGCTGCCCTTTTTGCCCAGGGACAGAAGAAGAAGTTCACAATTAGAGACATGCTTTCAATTAACACCGCTTCTCAAATTAACATTTCGCCCGATGGAAGATATATTGTCTTCACGCTATCAAAAGCCGATTTTGAAGAGAGCGCTTTTAGGACAGACATCTATATGGTTTCAACCGCGGATGGTAAAGTCAGGCAATTGACATTTTCAAAGGAAAACGAGACATCACCAAAATTTTCACCTGATGGGAAGTTCATCGCTTTCCTATCAAATAGGAAAGCCTCTGACGATCAAAAAGAGACAAAGACACAAATATGGCTTTTGCCAGTTGATGGTGGAGAAGCGTTCAAACTTACAAATGCCCCAGAAGGAGTTATAAATTACCAATGGATGCCCGATGGGAAGAACATTCTGTATTTGACTCAAGAAACTCTTCCAAAGCCAGAGAAAGAGAAAAAAGAAAGAGACAAAAAATTGAAATTTGATCCAATTGTTGTTGATAAAGAAAAATATCGCAAGGAATTTTACCTTGTAAATGTTGAAACGAAGAAAGAAAAAAGGGTTTTCATTGGGGATTACGGCGTTGATCAATTTGATGTATCTCCAGATGGAAGACTTGTCGTCTATAACACAAATTACACTGGCGACATAGACGATGGACCAAAGTTTGACCTTTGGATATTTGAAATTGAAACAGGGAAATCAAGACAGTTGACGAAAAGACCAGGTGGAGAAAGACAACCGAAATGGTCACCTGATGGCAAGTTGATTGCCTTTATCGCAGACCTTGACCCAAAGTTCACCTATTCTCAAGAGGAACTTTTCATTGTTGACCCAACAACAGAGCAAATAAAAAATTTAACTGAATCGTTTGACATAGGAATTGTAAGCTACGAGTTTTCAAAATCTGAAGCGGAAAAAATCTATGCAAGAACAGCAAGTGGCGTTTACACTCACATTTACACAATTTCAACCAAAGACGGTAGCATAAAGGAATTCCTTGTCGGTGAAAAGGTCTTCAACGATATATCAATTTCAAATGGAGATAAAACAATCGCATTGTTGATTGAAGATAAAACAAGTGCACCAGACATTTACATCTTTAAAGATGGGGAACTCAAAAAGTTAACTGACTTAAACCCGCAACTTTCAAATTTCACATTTGGTGAACAAACGGTTATAAAATGGAAAAGTTTTGATGGTTGGACAATTGAAGGGATTCTCGTCAAACCAGTCAATTTTGAGCAAGGAAAGAAATATCCGATGCTTGTTGCCGTTCACGGTGGTCCTTACGGAAGAATTCAAAACACACTCCGACAGTATTATAATTTCCAGGTCTGGGCTAATGAAGGTTATATCGTTTTTGCCCCGAATTTCAGAGGAAGCTCGGGATATTCAAATAAATTTGGCATTTCAAACTTTAAGGATCTCGGTGGAGGCGACTTTAAAGATATCATGAGTGGGATTGATTACATAATTAAAGAGCTTAAAATCGCCGACGAGAACAAACTTGGCATTTTTGGCGGAAGTTACGGCGGTTACATGACAAACTGGGCTATTACGCAGACCGACAGATTCAAAGCTGCTGTTTCAATGTTTGGAATTTTCAACTTGATAACCGATTACAGCAACTCATATCTCCCAAGTTGGGAGCCAAATTACCTCGGTGATTACTATTGGAACAACCTCAAAATTTATCTTGAACGCTCGCCTTTCTACTATGTTAAAAATATAAAGACGCCAGTTTTAATTTTGCACGGTGACGAAGACCCGAACACATTCATAAGCAATTCAAAAGAAATGCACCAAGCATTAAAACATCTTGGAAAGACGGTTGAATTTGTAAGGTATCCACGCGAGGCTCATGGCTTCAGAGAGCCAAATCATAGAATTGATGAATTTTACCGTTGCCTTGATTGGTTTAATAAATATCTGCTTGGAATTGAGCCAAATAAAAAACCAATAGTCAGAACAGATGAATGGGTACTTGCTGGTGGTTGGGAAATCAAAGTTGTGAAAGCAAATAAAAATGTGGTTTATTCTGGTTTTGACACGACGAAAAAATTCATTGAGGTTGAACTTCTGTTTAAGTCCGGGGAAAATGCAAACAACTTGGATTTATCAATTTTAAACGACTTTACAATCTTTGATCGGAACGGAAATAAAGTTAATGCTTTTGGTGTGCCTGTTGAAGTGACGGGTGCAAAATCCGTTTTAACGGGCGATATCAAATTGAACTTAAACCCGGACAAAATTAATCCCTACTTCCCTGTTAAGTTAAGCTTTGACTCAACGACATTAAAAGATGACCTTCGTCTGAAAATTACAAAATTTCCTCAGTTTGAATTTTCAATTGAATGA
- a CDS encoding CCA tRNA nucleotidyltransferase, translating to MLEIFAEKIQINDEIVKKVGSIADENNFEVYVVGGYVRDLLLGKEVKDVDFLVIGEGIKFARIVGKKFGKRVTVYENFRTAMIMLEDRKIEFVGARKESYRRDSRKPIVEDGTLDDDLARRDFTINAIAISINQDDFGKIIDPFNGRRDLVDKIIKTPLDPEKTFDDDPLRMLRAIRFATQLEFKIEERTLEAIKKMKERIEIVSQERITDEFLKIMQAKKPSIGLKLLQETSLMKIILPEVAELEGTEQRTDYHHKDVFQHTCQVVDNLAKVTDDVWLRLAGLFHDIAKPKTKAFKEGVGWTFYGHDILGAKMVRQIFRRLKLPIEKSKYVEKLVRLHLRPMALVDESVTDSAIRRLIVQAGEDLDDLIKLCRADITTRNPKLVEEYSRNYDIVVRKIKEVEEKDRLRAFKSPVDGNEIMQALGLKPGPLVGRLKKAIEEAILEGIIPNEHDAAFEYLMKVKDKIIAEYEEKSKTQENIKN from the coding sequence ATGCTGGAAATTTTCGCTGAAAAAATTCAAATAAATGATGAAATTGTTAAGAAGGTTGGAAGTATTGCTGACGAAAATAATTTTGAAGTTTATGTCGTTGGGGGATATGTAAGGGACCTGCTCCTTGGGAAGGAGGTTAAAGATGTTGATTTTCTTGTGATCGGAGAGGGGATTAAATTTGCAAGGATAGTTGGGAAGAAATTTGGGAAAAGGGTAACTGTTTACGAGAATTTTAGAACTGCGATGATAATGCTTGAGGATAGAAAAATTGAATTCGTCGGCGCAAGAAAGGAAAGTTACCGAAGGGATTCAAGAAAACCGATAGTTGAAGATGGAACGCTTGATGATGACCTCGCAAGGCGCGATTTCACGATAAATGCTATAGCAATTTCAATAAATCAAGATGACTTCGGAAAAATAATTGACCCATTTAACGGGAGACGAGACCTTGTTGATAAAATCATCAAAACACCACTTGACCCGGAGAAAACATTTGACGACGACCCACTCAGAATGTTAAGAGCTATCAGATTTGCGACGCAACTTGAATTCAAGATAGAAGAAAGAACCCTTGAAGCGATAAAAAAGATGAAAGAACGGATTGAAATCGTTTCACAGGAGAGGATAACGGATGAATTTTTGAAAATTATGCAGGCGAAAAAACCCTCAATCGGATTAAAATTGCTTCAGGAGACAAGTTTAATGAAAATCATTCTACCTGAGGTTGCAGAACTTGAAGGAACGGAGCAAAGGACGGACTATCACCACAAAGATGTATTTCAACATACTTGTCAAGTTGTTGATAACCTTGCTAAGGTTACAGATGATGTTTGGCTTAGGCTTGCGGGCTTATTTCATGATATAGCTAAACCCAAGACGAAAGCATTTAAAGAAGGTGTCGGTTGGACATTCTACGGGCATGATATTCTTGGTGCAAAAATGGTTCGGCAAATTTTCCGCAGATTAAAATTGCCAATTGAAAAATCAAAATATGTTGAAAAACTCGTCCGACTACATCTTCGCCCAATGGCTTTGGTTGATGAAAGTGTAACTGATTCCGCAATAAGAAGATTGATCGTTCAAGCCGGGGAAGACCTTGACGATTTAATAAAACTTTGCAGAGCAGATATAACAACAAGAAATCCAAAATTAGTTGAGGAATACTCCAGAAACTATGACATCGTCGTGAGGAAAATTAAAGAAGTTGAGGAAAAAGACAGATTAAGGGCTTTTAAATCCCCTGTAGATGGAAATGAAATAATGCAAGCGCTCGGGTTAAAGCCAGGACCACTGGTCGGTCGATTAAAGAAAGCAATTGAGGAAGCAATCCTTGAAGGTATAATTCCAAACGAGCACGACGCAGCTTTTGAATATCTAATGAAGGTAAAAGATAAAATCATCGCCGAATACGAGGAGAAATCAAAAACACAGGAAAACATAAAAAATTAA
- a CDS encoding Gfo/Idh/MocA family protein produces the protein MDKVDIGVIGVGYLGSIHARILSKIDKANLVGVYDINQQRADEVAREVGVKSFKRLDDLLNNVKAVVIATPTTTHHQIAIQCLSKGIHTFIEKPITDKVEGAEEIIKVSNEKNLKVQVGHVERFNPALLSLENYELQPVFIEVHRLAQFKGRGADVAVILDLMIHDIDIVLNLVKSKIKEIKASGVAVISDSIDIANARIEFENGCIANITASRISRKNERKMRIFQRNAYISIDFMQGISEIFRIVGDEEKVNPTFLLGKIELGTKPKKIIYEQPSVKNINPIEAELVSFIESILYDKAPGVSAEDGKRALEVAFKIIDEIEKQQEIVRSKMSLHDTI, from the coding sequence ATGGATAAAGTTGATATTGGAGTAATAGGTGTTGGTTATCTTGGAAGCATACACGCAAGGATTTTATCAAAGATAGATAAAGCAAATTTAGTTGGTGTATACGATATAAATCAACAAAGGGCAGATGAAGTAGCAAGAGAAGTTGGCGTTAAAAGTTTTAAAAGGCTTGACGATTTGCTCAACAATGTAAAAGCGGTTGTGATTGCGACACCAACGACAACTCACCATCAAATTGCAATTCAATGCTTGTCCAAAGGAATTCACACATTTATAGAAAAGCCGATAACAGACAAAGTTGAAGGAGCGGAAGAGATAATAAAGGTTTCAAATGAGAAAAATTTAAAGGTTCAAGTTGGGCATGTTGAAAGATTTAACCCAGCTTTGCTCTCGCTTGAAAACTACGAACTTCAACCCGTGTTCATTGAAGTGCATCGTCTTGCTCAATTCAAAGGGAGAGGAGCTGATGTTGCTGTAATCCTTGACTTGATGATTCACGACATTGATATTGTTTTAAATCTTGTGAAAAGCAAGATAAAAGAGATCAAAGCAAGCGGTGTGGCTGTGATATCCGATTCAATAGATATAGCTAATGCGAGGATTGAATTTGAAAATGGTTGCATTGCAAACATAACAGCGAGTAGAATTTCAAGGAAAAATGAGAGAAAGATGAGGATCTTTCAGCGCAACGCTTATATTTCTATTGATTTTATGCAGGGAATATCGGAGATATTTCGCATAGTTGGAGATGAAGAAAAAGTCAACCCAACTTTTTTACTAGGGAAAATTGAGCTTGGAACGAAACCGAAAAAAATCATCTACGAGCAACCAAGCGTCAAAAATATCAACCCAATTGAAGCGGAGCTCGTTTCATTTATTGAATCAATTCTATATGACAAAGCCCCCGGTGTTTCAGCCGAGGATGGCAAACGTGCCCTTGAAGTAGCGTTCAAAATTATAGATGAGATAGAAAAACAACAGGAAATCGTGCGAAGCAAGATGTCACTTCATGACACAATTTAA
- a CDS encoding type IX secretion system plug protein, which yields MLWLFLILYFFFANFSLARDEIEIKGLRVYSYEGEIYPPIIIRYDTLWNGEPNTVNDYIIIEFDVRCQKVPDLGIRFYHCDRNWRKTENIFVQSFFHSKTLFLNYTTAEKGIRGYNFHFKNIFPDNDNIVQFPYSGNYIFEIYDKRTDTTVYATGRFIVVDQITNIKANLNKVLLGEEANVKNYVNEIDIEVEIPDSLNWYYITAVDIYENWKIYYPYRVDFNERKKYTFVSGFPSSSRIFKIWNILPGNEYRQIDLRSEKIYPNGQLVIPIGGVDKVRKFWQGEQDMNGGCMIVDEGMYSEYLEVMFRLEIDAEVGKKLKGDIYIVGCFNNWKPTIDDMLKYDALRNYYFIRKWLKRGVYDYQYVIGYFNKAKNDVVVLDWIELEGSDWKTVNLYQIVVYYRDPNFGGFDRIVGFAKIEG from the coding sequence ATGTTATGGCTCTTTTTGATTTTATATTTTTTCTTCGCTAATTTTTCACTTGCCCGAGATGAAATTGAAATAAAAGGATTGAGAGTTTACAGCTACGAAGGAGAAATATATCCGCCGATAATCATAAGATATGATACGCTTTGGAACGGCGAGCCAAATACCGTTAATGATTACATAATAATTGAATTTGATGTGAGATGCCAAAAAGTTCCAGACCTTGGAATACGTTTTTACCACTGCGATAGGAACTGGCGTAAGACCGAAAATATATTTGTTCAAAGTTTCTTTCATAGCAAAACGCTTTTTTTAAATTACACAACAGCAGAGAAAGGAATAAGAGGGTATAATTTTCATTTTAAAAACATTTTCCCTGACAACGATAACATCGTGCAATTCCCGTATTCTGGGAATTATATCTTTGAAATCTACGACAAAAGAACTGACACAACCGTTTACGCAACTGGAAGATTTATAGTGGTTGATCAAATTACAAACATCAAGGCAAATTTGAACAAAGTTTTACTCGGCGAGGAAGCAAATGTGAAAAACTATGTCAATGAAATTGACATTGAGGTTGAAATACCTGATTCATTAAACTGGTATTACATCACAGCTGTTGATATCTATGAGAACTGGAAAATTTACTACCCTTATCGCGTTGATTTCAACGAGAGAAAAAAATATACATTTGTAAGCGGTTTCCCTTCAAGTTCAAGGATTTTCAAAATTTGGAACATTTTACCTGGGAATGAATACAGACAAATTGATTTAAGAAGCGAAAAAATTTATCCGAACGGACAACTTGTGATTCCAATTGGTGGAGTTGATAAGGTCAGAAAATTTTGGCAAGGTGAACAAGATATGAACGGCGGGTGTATGATTGTTGATGAGGGCATGTATTCGGAATATCTTGAAGTGATGTTTCGGCTTGAGATTGATGCAGAGGTGGGAAAGAAATTGAAAGGAGACATTTACATCGTCGGCTGTTTCAATAATTGGAAACCGACAATTGACGATATGCTAAAATATGATGCTTTAAGGAATTATTACTTCATCAGAAAATGGTTAAAGCGTGGTGTTTATGATTATCAATATGTCATCGGTTATTTTAATAAAGCTAAAAATGATGTTGTGGTTCTTGATTGGATTGAGCTTGAAGGTAGCGACTGGAAGACAGTGAATTTATATCAAATCGTTGTTTATTACCGAGACCCAAACTTTGGCGGTTTTGATAGAATAGTTGGCTTTGCAAAAATTGAGGGTTAA
- a CDS encoding HAD family hydrolase: MKIKCVIFDLDGTIAQTNELIFETFNYISRKYTGKVFTPEEIANEFFGPPEEGGIRKLIILYGDDKIKSEEFIREATKEFYSYYEMNHHKAREYEGIRDLLSSLKMAGLKLAIFTGKGRVTTSITLKKLDLEKFFDIIITGDDVKSHKPSGEGIKKILEILNLSPDEAILIGDATSDVKAAREAKVKVISALWDSLAKEKVMDMKPDITVNSIEELKKVLNYLIFKNEVSD, encoded by the coding sequence TTGAAAATCAAGTGTGTAATCTTTGACCTTGACGGGACAATCGCACAAACAAATGAATTAATTTTTGAGACGTTTAATTACATCTCAAGGAAATATACCGGTAAAGTTTTTACGCCTGAGGAAATAGCCAATGAGTTTTTTGGTCCCCCAGAAGAAGGAGGGATAAGAAAACTTATCATATTATACGGCGATGATAAAATTAAAAGCGAGGAATTCATCAGGGAAGCAACCAAGGAGTTTTATTCTTACTATGAGATGAACCACCACAAAGCAAGGGAATATGAGGGGATAAGGGATTTGCTTTCATCTTTGAAAATGGCTGGTTTGAAGCTCGCAATTTTTACTGGAAAAGGCAGGGTCACAACTTCAATAACTTTGAAAAAGCTTGACCTTGAAAAATTTTTTGATATCATAATCACCGGTGATGATGTTAAGTCACACAAACCCTCAGGCGAAGGGATAAAGAAGATACTTGAAATTTTAAATCTCTCCCCTGACGAAGCAATCCTCATCGGTGATGCCACAAGCGATGTAAAAGCTGCAAGGGAAGCCAAGGTTAAAGTTATATCCGCGCTTTGGGATTCGCTTGCGAAGGAAAAGGTAATGGATATGAAGCCAGACATTACCGTAAATTCTATTGAGGAGCTTAAAAAAGTTTTAAATTATTTGATCTTTAAAAATGAGGTGAGCGATTGA